The Neofelis nebulosa isolate mNeoNeb1 chromosome 16, mNeoNeb1.pri, whole genome shotgun sequence genome includes a window with the following:
- the CSF3 gene encoding granulocyte colony-stimulating factor, whose translation MKLTALQLLLWHSALWMVQEATPLGPTSSLPQSFLLKCLEQVRKVQADGAALQERLCAAHKLCHPEELLLLGHALGIPQAPLSSCSSQALQLTGCLHQLHSGLFLYQGLLQALAGISPELAPTLDTLQLDITDFAINIWQQMEDVGMAPAEPPTQGTMPTFTSAFQRRAGGTLVASNLQSFLEVAYRALRHFTKP comes from the exons ATGAAGCTGACCG CCCTGCAGCTGCTGCTGTGGCACAGCGCACTCTGGATGGTGCAAGAAGCCACCCCCTTGGGCCCTACCAGCTCCCTGCCCCAGAGCTTCCTGCTCAAGTGCTTAGAACAAGTGAGGAAGGTCCAGGCTGATGGCGCAGCGCTGCAGGAGAGGCTG TGTGCCGCCCACAAGCTGTGCCACCCTGAGGAGCTGCTGCTGCTTGGGCACGCTCTGGGCatcccccaggctcccctgagcAGCTGCTCCAGCCAGGCCCTGCAGCTG ACGGGCTGCCTGCATCAACTCCACAGTGGCCTCTTCCTCTACCAGGGCCTCCTGCAGGCCCTGGCAGGGATATCCCCCGAGTTAGCCCCCACCCTGGACACGCTGCAGCTGGACATCACCGACTTTGCTATCAACATCTGGCAGCAG ATGGAAGACGTGGGGATGGCCCCTGCAGAGCCGCCCACCCAGGGCACCATGCCAACCTTCACCTCGGCCTTCCAGCGCCGGGCAGGAGGCACCCTGGTTGCCTCCAACCTGCAGAGCTTCCTAGAGGTGGCATACCGTGCTCTGCGCCACTTCACCAAGCCCTGA